In Dioscorea cayenensis subsp. rotundata cultivar TDr96_F1 unplaced genomic scaffold, TDr96_F1_v2_PseudoChromosome.rev07_lg8_w22 25.fasta BLBR01001330.1, whole genome shotgun sequence, a single genomic region encodes these proteins:
- the LOC120256185 gene encoding ACT domain-containing protein ACR8-like has product MEWPGSLDEYQKLVTRMNTPRVVIDNKVSPSTTIVKLHSARKHGVLLEAIQALSDLNLSITKAYISSDASWFMDVFHLTDHLSDKLSDDPHLLSLIHHSLLTAATSDHLSHPTSPPPLPNTSLTALELTAGDRPGLLSDLFAVLADLDCSIAAVKTWTFNGCMASLLFIHNVDFDQNPTKLNVIITRLRHVINGDVQPTSTAVSHSDRRLHQLLLPEQPSQSTPLTVSVTIQNLVKRDYSVINIQCRDRPKLLFDVVCVLTDMNYVVFHGTVSTDGDKAHQEFYVRNSDGKIIGTEEEKERVVKNLRAGIERRAEKGLRLEICAEDRHGLLADVTRVLRENGLSITMAEVMRMEEKVVKSVFYVDDVAGCNLVSDKVIEMVKERMGNGSLKVGEVVKKTLGRRKVEEGGGVGLVYLGSFVRRNLYNLGLIRSCS; this is encoded by the exons ATGGAATGGCCTGGTTCATTAGATGAGTACCAAAAGCTTGTCACTAGGATGAACACTCCCag ggtGGTGATTGATAACAAAGTAAGTCCAAGTACCACTATAGTAAAACTCCATAGTGCTCGGAAGCATGGTGTTCTTCTAGAAGCCATACAAGCACTCTCAGACCTCAACCTCTCCATCACCAAAGCCTACATCTCCTCCGACGCTTCCTGGTTCATGGACGTCTTCCATCTCACCGACCACCTCTCCGATAAGCTTTCCGACGACCCTCACCTCCTCTCCCTCATTCATCACTCCCTCCTCACCGCCGCCACCTCCGACCACCTTTCTCACCCCACttcaccaccaccacttccTAACACTTCTCTAACAGCTCTAGAGCTCACTGCCGGTGACCGGCCGGGGCTCCTCTCCGACCTCTTCGCCGTCCTCGCCGACCTTGATTGCTCTATCGCCGCCGTCAAGACCTGGACTTTCAACGGTTGCATGGCTTCTCTCCTCTTCATTCACAACGTTGACTTTGACCAAAACCCCACCAAGCTCAACGTCATCATCACTAGGCTTCGCCACGTCATCAACGGCGATGTCCAACCAACCTCCACGGCCGTGTCCCACTCCGACCGTCGTCTCCACCAACTCTTACTCCCTGAACAACCATCCCAGTCAACGCCGTTGACAGTCTCTGTTACTATACAAAACTTGGTCAAACGAGACTACTCCGTTATTAACATTCAATGCCGTGATCGTCCCAAGCTCTTGTTCGATGTTGTTTGTGTTCTCACCGACATGAattatgttgtttttcatggtaCGGTTAGCACTGACGGTGATAAAGCACATCAG gaGTTCTACGTACGTAATTCTGACGGGAAGATAATTGgaacagaagaagaaaaggaaagagtGGTGAAGAATTTGAGAGCAGGGATAGAGAGAAGAGCAGAGAAAGGGTTGAGGTTGGAGATATGTGCAGAAGATAGACATGGATTGTTAGCTGATGttactagggttttgagagagaatgggttATCCATAACAATGGCAGAAGTCATGAGAATGGAAGAGAAGGTGGTGAAGAGTGTGttttatgttgatgatgttgCAGGGTGTAATTTGGTGAGTGATAAGGTGATTGAAATGGTGAAAGAGAGGATGGGGAATGGGAGTTTGAAGGTGGGGGAAGTGGTGAAGAAGACTTTGGGAAGGAGGAAGGTTGAGGAAGGTGGTGGTGTAGGACTTGTTTATTTGGGTAGTTTTGTTAGGAGAAATCTTTATAATTTAGGGTTGATAAGGTCTTGTTCTTAG